The segment GAACTTCTTTATATGGGCTTGCTACTTGCTTCAGGCAGAAGAAGCCTAGAACTTATTGCAGGATCCTTTAGCCAGGATAATAACAATAGAAAAGAATACAACAATATTTTATTTCAAGGGCAGCTTAAAACAAGAGACCCTAAAAGATTTAATACACCATATAGTGTTCCTTTAACGATAGATAAAAATCTATTTCTTAGTGCATACTCTGTATTTGTAAATACAAGTCAATACAAGGAAATAAGAAAACAATGGGAAGATAAAAAACTTTCTGATTATGCTATAAACCAACTACTTAAAAGAGAACTTATTAAGCTTTTTGATTCAAAGTTTCTTGTTTCTGATTTTAGAGCTATTTATACTACTATTATCTTAAAACGTGAGGGCTATTTTAATGATAGTTATGG is part of the Borrelia sp. A-FGy1 genome and harbors:
- a CDS encoding protelomerase family protein; the protein is MSKSDTLIKSSNNFTNEFLNQVNSIDTSLYENIIDNKTYKLRLNGRAKSFLKNMKTNTNYSDNYISKLVTKIRGKIKEINNSHPMLRYFKLKSYEYEAIAKKKTEKLKERNANKKSFNSREFLILTEELLLSNRFELLYMGLLLASGRRSLELIAGSFSQDNNNRKEYNNILFQGQLKTRDPKRFNTPYSVPLTIDKNLFLSAYSVFVNTSQYKEIRKQWEDKKLSDYAINQLLKRELIKLFDSKFLVSDFRAIYTTIILKREGYFNDSYG